The genomic window TCCGTGCGTCACCACGAGGACGCCAGCGCCGATTTCCTGTCCGGTCTCAGCCATGAGTGCCTACCCAAGTTCCATGTGTCGGTGTTCCAGAGTTACGGAGTATCCGTTGTCCTTCAGATTGGCAAAAAGATTCTCTGCCACTGCCACGGAGCGATGTCTGCCGCCGGTGCACCCGATGGCAATGGTTATTCTGTACCGCCCTTCGTCAGCATAGAGAGGCAGAATGTAGTCAATGAAGTCCCTGAACCGGCCAATGAACTCACTGCCCGGCTCCCTGCCGAGTACGAATTCAGCCACTTCGTCATCCTTGCCGGACCCCGCCTTGAGGTCGGCATCGAAGTAAGGATTGGGCAGAAAGCGCATATCGAACACCAGATCCGCTTCAATCGGCATTCCATACTTGAAACCGAAGGACAACACATGAACACGCATACCGCGGGCGGGTTCCTGTACTGTGGTCCACTTCTCCTGAATGACGCGGCGCAGATCATGCACCGAGTACTGTGTGGAGTCGATGGCCAGCGCAGCCTGCTGGCGGATCGGCGCGAGCAGATCACGTTCCTTTTCCAGAGCCTGTTCCAGGCCGAGGCTGGAACTCTCAAGAGGGTGCGGACGGCGAGTCATGGCGTAACGCGTCACGAGCGTTTCGAGCCGCGCTTCCACGAAAAAGATTTCGACACGGGCACCCATGTTGTCCATGGATTCCAACGCTTCATTCCACTCTTCGAGAAAATCGTCCTGCCGCAGATCGAGTCCAAGCACGAGTCCGCGCTGCCGGGGGTCGTCCTTCTGGCGGAAAAGCTCGGCCAGCTTAGGTGCCATGCTCACCGGCAGTCCGTCCACGCAAAAGAATCCAAGGTCTTCAAAAACCCGGATGGCGGTACTTTTACCCGCGCCCGAAAGACCGGTTACGATGATCACCGTAAAAGCATTGCGTGGAGTCATGGCCTGCTATGCGCTCTTGAGCAGTTTCCAGAGTTCATCCTGCCCTTCCGCTTCCATGAATGCCTTACGGAAGGAATCGTCCTTCAGGAGCCTTGAAATATGCGCAAGAATACGCAGATGCATCCCGGCAACCTGTTCCGGCGCGAGCACGAGAAAGAAAATGTGGCATGGCTTGAAATCGAGCGCCTCGAAATCAAGTCCGTCGCGGCTTCGGCCCGCCACCACCGCAATCTGGTCCAGAGAATCCAGCTTGCCGTGAGGTATGGCCACGCCGTCCCCGATGCCGGTAGTTCCGAGCTCCTCCCGTTCCTTGAGAACGCGCAGAACAAGGTCGGAATCCATTTCCGGGAAGCGTTCCTGCAGTGGAACGACAAGCTCTCCGAGGGCCCCGGCCTTGTCGGCCGAGGCCATGTCGGAGAGAATCAGGTCCTTATCAAGGTAATCACCAAGTTTCATTGATCAGAATCCGGGATCGATGAGGCCGAAGTCTCCGTTGTCGCGCTTGTAGATGACGTTGACGCCCTCGGTTTCGCTATTTCTGAAGACGAGAAACTCATGATCCATGGTGTCGAGCTGCATGGCAGCTTCGTCCACGGACATGGGCTTGGGCACATAGCTGTCCGTCCCCACGATGGTGGGTTCGGCGCGACGGTCATCACCGTAGTTCAGGTAGTTCATGCGAACTTCCCGCTCCTGGCGGACCTTTCTGGTCTTGCCCTTCATCTTCTCACGCTGCTTGCGAAGCTGCGCCTCAAGCTTGTCCAGCACCAGATCAATGGTGGCGTACATGTCCTCTGAGGCTTCGATAGCCGTCAGATGCACGGTGTCCGCATCCAGGATAACGTCCGCCTTGTGACGGAGCTTCTCCACCATGAGGTTCACCTGAAGATCCGCATTGTCGGTGTCCTTGAAGAACTTGCCGAGCTTGGCGAAGCGCTTGTTGGCGTAATCCCGCAGATGCTGAGACGGATCGAAGTTCTTGAAGGTGAAGCTGACATTCATGGTATACCCTCCTGGTTATTGGGTAATGACAAGCCTTTACTAAAAATAGCTCTTGCGCTTGGACGATGATGGAATCCCCATGGCGGACCGGTACTTTGCCACGGTCCTGCGGGCGATGTTCACATCCAAACGCTCCTTGAGTATCTCGCCGATCTTTTCGTCGCTGAGCGGTTTTTTCGGCTCCTCCTCGCTTATGAGTTTTTTTATGAGCGCCTTGACGCTTTCCGACCCGACCTGCGAACCGTCGCCGAGGTCGAGAGCACTGTTGAAAAAGAATTTGAGCTCGAAAATACCGTGCGGAGTGGACACGTACTTGCTCGTGGTGATGCGGCTGACCGTGGACTCATGCATGTTGATGTCCTCGGCCACTTCCTTGAGGATCAGCGGCTTGAGCTTGGTCACGCCCTCCTCGAAGAACTCGCGCTGGAACTTCACAATGCTCTCCATGACCTTGTAGAGCGTGCGCTGACGCTGATACAGACTCTTCATCAGCCACGCGGCGGAGCTCATCTTGTCACGGAAATATTCCTTGTCCAGGTCCGCCCTGCCCTGCACCGTATCGGCGAGGAACTGGTTCATCTGCAGACGCGGCAGACCATCCTCGTTGAGCACGATCACAAAGTCGTCCCCGTAGCTGTATACATACACGTCGGGGCTGACGTAATGCGGCTCCGTACTGGAAAAATTGGCTCCGGGCATAGGGT from Desulfovibrio oxyclinae DSM 11498 includes these protein-coding regions:
- a CDS encoding PTS sugar transporter subunit IIA translates to MKLGDYLDKDLILSDMASADKAGALGELVVPLQERFPEMDSDLVLRVLKEREELGTTGIGDGVAIPHGKLDSLDQIAVVAGRSRDGLDFEALDFKPCHIFFLVLAPEQVAGMHLRILAHISRLLKDDSFRKAFMEAEGQDELWKLLKSA
- the rapZ gene encoding RNase adapter RapZ produces the protein MTPRNAFTVIIVTGLSGAGKSTAIRVFEDLGFFCVDGLPVSMAPKLAELFRQKDDPRQRGLVLGLDLRQDDFLEEWNEALESMDNMGARVEIFFVEARLETLVTRYAMTRRPHPLESSSLGLEQALEKERDLLAPIRQQAALAIDSTQYSVHDLRRVIQEKWTTVQEPARGMRVHVLSFGFKYGMPIEADLVFDMRFLPNPYFDADLKAGSGKDDEVAEFVLGREPGSEFIGRFRDFIDYILPLYADEGRYRITIAIGCTGGRHRSVAVAENLFANLKDNGYSVTLEHRHMELG
- the hpf gene encoding ribosome hibernation-promoting factor, HPF/YfiA family, yielding MNVSFTFKNFDPSQHLRDYANKRFAKLGKFFKDTDNADLQVNLMVEKLRHKADVILDADTVHLTAIEASEDMYATIDLVLDKLEAQLRKQREKMKGKTRKVRQEREVRMNYLNYGDDRRAEPTIVGTDSYVPKPMSVDEAAMQLDTMDHEFLVFRNSETEGVNVIYKRDNGDFGLIDPGF